The Streptomyces sp. M92 nucleotide sequence TCGGCGAGGTAGCCGAAGACGTGGTGGTTGGTGACCAGGGCGCGCTCGTCGTCGGGGATGCGGTCGAAGGAATCCGCCATCCAGGTGGACAGCTCCGCGAGTCGTGCGTCGTAGCGGGCGGCGTTGGCGCGTATCGCCGTTTCGTCCACGCCGTCCACGTGCTCCACCACCTGGTCGGCCATGAGACCGGCCGCCTTGCGCATCCGGTCCGGGTCGGTCCAGAAGTGCGGGTCCGGCTGTCCGGCCCCGTCGGCGGGGCCGCCGTCCTCGCTCGCGCGGAAGGTGAGCGGGTCGACGGCCTCGCCGACCTCGAAGGTGGCCACGCCGGCCTCGCGGGCGGCGTCCACGTGCCGCAGTACGTTCTCCTCCAGGCCGAGGCCGTTGAAGACCACCAGGTCGGCGGCCTCCAGTTCGGCCGCCTGGACCGCCGACAGGCCGAAGGAGTGCGGGTCCGCGTTCGGTTTCATCAGGACGGTGACCTCGGCCTCGTCGCCGACGATCTGCCGGGTGACGTCACCGA carries:
- the aztC gene encoding zinc ABC transporter substrate-binding protein AztC, producing the protein MRGSKRARVGVARLRSLLMGLLALTTAAAATACATTDDRARIVVTTNILGDVTRQIVGDEAEVTVLMKPNADPHSFGLSAVQAAELEAADLVVFNGLGLEENVLRHVDAAREAGVATFEVGEAVDPLTFRASEDGGPADGAGQPDPHFWTDPDRMRKAAGLMADQVVEHVDGVDETAIRANAARYDARLAELSTWMADSFDRIPDDERALVTNHHVFGYLAERFGFRVIGAVIPSGTTLASPSSSDLRSLTRAMEEAGVRTVFADSSRPKRLAEVLRTELGGDVRVVELYSESLTAKGEGADTYLRMMRANTAAMTDGLTASPAGG